In Leisingera methylohalidivorans DSM 14336, a single genomic region encodes these proteins:
- a CDS encoding MOSC domain-containing protein — MTHKVTNIWRHPLKSHGREALENVTLTAGQTMPGDRVWAVAHEASKADGSEWVPCQNFTRGSKAPKLMAINATLDDASGQLTLTHPDQPDLTFDPGNPADLPRFLDWETPLTPAGRAASARIIRVPGRGMTDTGFPSVTLCNWASHRAVEQAIGHELSPKRWRGNIWFDLDEAWAENSWLGREVQIGEAVFAVRERVARCLATTANPETGERDADTLKTLKENWGHQDFSIYAEVVRSGGIRLGDAVKVL; from the coding sequence ATGACGCACAAAGTTACAAATATCTGGCGCCACCCGCTCAAGTCCCACGGGCGTGAGGCGCTGGAAAACGTAACCCTGACCGCCGGGCAAACCATGCCCGGCGATCGCGTTTGGGCGGTGGCGCATGAGGCCTCCAAGGCGGACGGCTCCGAATGGGTCCCCTGCCAGAACTTCACCCGTGGTTCCAAGGCACCCAAACTGATGGCCATCAACGCCACGCTGGACGACGCAAGCGGCCAGCTGACGCTGACCCACCCGGACCAGCCGGACCTGACCTTCGACCCCGGCAACCCGGCCGATCTGCCGCGGTTTCTGGACTGGGAAACGCCGCTGACGCCCGCGGGCCGTGCCGCCTCTGCCCGGATCATCCGGGTACCGGGCCGCGGCATGACCGACACCGGTTTCCCCTCGGTCACCCTGTGCAACTGGGCCTCGCACCGCGCGGTGGAGCAGGCCATCGGCCATGAGCTCTCGCCCAAGCGCTGGCGCGGCAACATCTGGTTCGATCTGGATGAGGCCTGGGCTGAGAACAGCTGGCTGGGCCGCGAGGTGCAGATCGGCGAGGCCGTATTTGCGGTGCGCGAACGGGTGGCGCGCTGCCTGGCGACCACTGCCAATCCCGAAACCGGCGAACGCGACGCCGATACGCTGAAAACCCTCAAGGAAAACTGGGGCCACCAGGATTTCTCGATTTACGCCGAAGTGGTGCGCAGCGGCGGCATCCGCCTCGGCGACGCGGTAAAGGTGCTGTGA
- a CDS encoding response regulator gives MDLENQLVLIVEDEFLIAMDLAETVREAGADVVGPAASVNEALDLLSSHRITVAVLDVNLGKEQSLAVAERLTGDQIPFVYHTGQKALLGTSSWPEAPVISKPAIPSVFVAMIADAAAKRSDQL, from the coding sequence ATGGATCTTGAGAATCAACTCGTCTTGATCGTGGAGGATGAATTTCTGATCGCGATGGATTTGGCAGAAACGGTCCGTGAGGCTGGCGCAGACGTTGTTGGACCGGCGGCATCGGTGAACGAAGCGTTGGATCTTCTGAGCAGCCACCGGATTACAGTTGCAGTTCTTGACGTCAACTTGGGTAAGGAGCAGTCGCTCGCCGTTGCAGAAAGACTGACCGGTGATCAGATTCCTTTTGTATATCACACCGGCCAGAAAGCCCTGTTGGGCACCTCCAGTTGGCCAGAAGCACCGGTCATCAGCAAGCCCGCAATCCCATCAGTATTTGTTGCAATGATCGCCGACGCAGCGGCAAAGCGATCAGATCAGCTATGA
- the yidC gene encoding membrane protein insertase YidC, translated as MDDQNKNLILATVLSFLVILGWYTFFPPPEPEQAPETAISGTAPAGNTALAPSAAADAVAETAAEQAEAPDAPRVAIDTARLAGSISLQGGRIDDLSLKDYRETLDGNSPIVKLLKPVGDAGAYYALYGWAPGAGLSLDDVPGANTIWSAPADAALTADSPVTLTWDNGKGLTFNRTIAVDQDYMFSVTQSVTNASGGPVSLAPYGTLARHGQPADLKNFFILHEGLVGMSDGELAEIDYDDMADFEPDPRDGSKAEVKQVAENGWIGFTDHYWMSTLIPEPGQAFRSIAKFDERREIYQTDIVLPTVTVADGQSSDVTTQLFAGAKEWEAIRGYQSAGIAGFLDVIDWGWFFFLTKPMFWLLHNLNVLIGNMGWAIIGLTICIKILVFPLAYKSYASMAKMKELQPEMEKLKERAGDDRQKMQKEMMELYKKEKVNPAAGCLPILIQIPIFFSLYKVIFVTLELRHAPFFGPFQDLSAPDPTSIMNLFGLLPYAPPAPESIMALVFIGILPILLGISMWLQQKLNPAPTDPTQQMIFAWMPWVFMFMLGGFASGLVVYWIANNTITFSQQYLIMRSHGYKPDVFGNIKSGFKKKPKADS; from the coding sequence ATGGACGATCAGAACAAAAATCTAATTCTCGCAACCGTACTCAGCTTTCTGGTGATCCTGGGGTGGTACACCTTTTTCCCGCCGCCAGAGCCGGAACAGGCGCCTGAAACCGCGATCAGCGGCACCGCGCCCGCCGGCAACACCGCCCTGGCTCCCAGTGCCGCGGCAGACGCTGTGGCAGAGACCGCCGCGGAACAGGCCGAAGCCCCCGATGCTCCGCGTGTGGCCATCGACACCGCGCGCCTGGCCGGCAGCATCTCGCTGCAGGGCGGCCGGATCGACGATCTGTCGCTGAAAGACTACCGCGAAACGCTGGACGGGAACTCCCCGATCGTCAAATTGCTGAAACCGGTGGGCGATGCCGGTGCCTATTACGCGCTGTACGGCTGGGCGCCGGGCGCGGGTCTGTCGCTGGACGACGTGCCGGGGGCCAACACCATCTGGTCCGCCCCGGCAGACGCCGCCCTGACCGCGGACAGCCCCGTCACCCTGACCTGGGACAATGGCAAGGGCCTGACCTTCAACCGCACCATCGCGGTGGATCAGGACTACATGTTCTCGGTCACCCAATCCGTCACCAACGCCTCCGGCGGCCCTGTGTCGCTGGCGCCCTATGGCACCCTGGCCCGCCACGGCCAGCCGGCCGACCTGAAGAATTTCTTCATCCTGCACGAAGGCCTGGTCGGCATGTCGGACGGTGAACTGGCCGAGATCGACTATGACGACATGGCTGATTTCGAGCCCGATCCCCGCGACGGTTCCAAGGCCGAGGTCAAGCAGGTCGCCGAAAACGGCTGGATCGGCTTTACCGACCACTACTGGATGTCGACGCTGATCCCCGAACCGGGCCAGGCCTTCCGCTCGATCGCCAAATTCGACGAGCGCCGCGAGATCTACCAGACCGACATCGTGCTGCCGACCGTGACCGTGGCTGACGGCCAGTCTTCGGACGTTACCACCCAGCTGTTTGCCGGCGCCAAGGAATGGGAAGCCATCCGCGGCTACCAGTCCGCAGGCATCGCGGGTTTCCTGGACGTGATCGACTGGGGCTGGTTCTTCTTCCTGACCAAGCCGATGTTCTGGCTGCTGCACAATCTGAACGTGCTGATCGGCAACATGGGCTGGGCGATCATCGGCCTGACCATCTGCATCAAAATCCTGGTCTTCCCGCTGGCCTATAAATCCTATGCCTCGATGGCCAAGATGAAAGAGCTGCAGCCGGAGATGGAGAAGCTCAAGGAGCGCGCCGGCGACGATCGCCAGAAGATGCAAAAGGAGATGATGGAGCTCTACAAGAAGGAGAAGGTGAACCCCGCCGCGGGCTGCCTGCCGATCCTGATCCAGATCCCGATCTTCTTCTCGCTCTACAAGGTGATCTTCGTCACCCTGGAACTGCGCCACGCGCCTTTCTTCGGCCCCTTCCAGGACCTCAGCGCGCCGGATCCGACTTCGATCATGAACCTGTTCGGCCTGCTGCCTTATGCCCCCCCGGCACCGGAAAGCATTATGGCGCTGGTCTTCATCGGCATCCTGCCGATCCTGCTGGGCATCTCCATGTGGCTGCAGCAGAAACTGAACCCGGCCCCCACCGATCCGACTCAGCAGATGATCTTTGCCTGGATGCCTTGGGTGTTCATGTTCATGCTCGGCGGCTTTGCCTCCGGCTTGGTGGTCTACTGGATTGCGAACAACACAATCACCTTCAGCCAGCAGTACCTGATCATGCGCAGCCACGGCTACAAGCCGGACGTGTTCGGCAACATCAAGTCAGGCTTCAAGAAGAAGCCCAAGGCTGACAGCTGA
- a CDS encoding methanogen output domain 1-containing protein, which translates to MAEIDLDRDGFMRTLIRELSGTLEDVVGLEDASGFISIVGTKIGESIGQSYRNALSVEKLSRGQVAAVLVDLKRRIEGEFYIIEESDDRIVLGNKACPFGDKVLGRPSMCMMTSNVFGSIAAENLGYAKVELERTIAAGHQECRVVVHLKHDEAAREEDGREYFGSQG; encoded by the coding sequence ATGGCAGAAATTGACCTTGACCGTGATGGTTTCATGCGCACGCTCATTCGCGAACTGTCCGGGACGCTCGAAGACGTCGTCGGTCTCGAAGACGCTTCGGGGTTTATCAGTATCGTTGGCACGAAGATCGGCGAAAGCATCGGTCAATCTTATCGCAATGCGCTGTCTGTCGAAAAACTGTCACGAGGTCAGGTGGCCGCGGTCCTGGTCGATTTGAAACGCCGGATCGAGGGCGAGTTCTACATCATTGAGGAAAGCGACGACCGCATTGTGCTGGGCAATAAGGCCTGTCCCTTCGGCGACAAGGTACTTGGCCGGCCTTCCATGTGCATGATGACGTCAAATGTCTTCGGAAGCATTGCCGCGGAAAATCTGGGATATGCAAAAGTCGAACTCGAGCGCACGATTGCGGCGGGGCATCAGGAGTGCCGGGTGGTGGTGCATCTGAAACACGACGAGGCGGCCAGAGAGGAGGACGGGCGTGAGTATTTTGGATCCCAAGGATAG
- a CDS encoding SDR family NAD(P)-dependent oxidoreductase, with amino-acid sequence MRQKTLLLTGASRGIGHATVRRFNREGWRVITCSRHPFPAECPWGGGQENHVQLDLSDPSDTINAVGQIQDLLEGRLDALVNNAGISPKGPEGERLNTLNTDLMDWGKVFHVNFFASVVLARGLKDELAAAKGSVVNVTSIAGSRVHPFAGAAYATSKAALAALTREMAHDFGPMGVRVNAIAPGEVETAILSPGTDKIVEKLPMQRLGQPEEVAAAIYFLCSQESSYISGTEIEVNGAQHV; translated from the coding sequence ATGCGTCAGAAGACCCTGCTATTGACCGGCGCCAGCCGCGGGATCGGCCATGCCACGGTGCGCCGTTTCAACCGCGAAGGCTGGCGGGTGATCACCTGCTCGCGGCATCCGTTCCCTGCAGAATGCCCCTGGGGCGGCGGCCAGGAAAACCATGTGCAGCTGGACCTGTCGGACCCGTCGGACACGATCAACGCGGTGGGCCAGATCCAGGACCTGCTGGAGGGCCGCCTGGACGCTTTGGTCAACAATGCCGGAATTTCGCCGAAAGGGCCGGAGGGGGAGCGGCTCAATACGCTTAACACCGATCTGATGGACTGGGGCAAGGTGTTCCATGTGAACTTCTTTGCCTCGGTGGTGCTGGCGCGCGGGCTGAAGGATGAGCTGGCGGCGGCCAAAGGGTCCGTCGTCAACGTGACGTCGATTGCGGGCAGCCGGGTGCATCCTTTTGCAGGGGCGGCCTATGCGACATCGAAAGCGGCACTGGCGGCGCTGACGCGGGAGATGGCGCATGATTTCGGGCCGATGGGGGTGCGGGTCAATGCGATTGCACCGGGCGAGGTGGAAACCGCGATTCTGTCGCCCGGCACCGACAAGATCGTTGAGAAGCTGCCAATGCAGCGGCTGGGCCAGCCCGAGGAGGTGGCGGCGGCAATCTATTTCCTGTGCTCGCAGGAAAGCTCATACATTTCCGGCACCGAGATCGAGGTGAACGGCGCACAGCATGTCTGA
- a CDS encoding DUF2946 family protein — protein MSGRLPSFLIVVALAVAGLIPSGWMPGSGQDGKVLLVICTGTGPVETWVDLDGGVDHAPTEQMEDRSCPFAALGAVALLPDHLIDLDLNAPLEDRWSRESFTHHSAGFHWRYDARGPPALS, from the coding sequence GTGTCCGGCCGCCTGCCCTCCTTCCTGATTGTGGTCGCCCTGGCCGTGGCCGGGCTGATTCCATCCGGCTGGATGCCGGGCTCCGGGCAGGACGGCAAGGTGCTGCTGGTGATCTGCACCGGCACCGGCCCGGTGGAAACCTGGGTCGATCTGGACGGCGGGGTCGACCACGCCCCCACCGAGCAGATGGAGGACCGCAGCTGCCCCTTTGCCGCGCTTGGCGCAGTGGCGTTGCTGCCGGACCATCTGATCGATCTGGACTTGAACGCCCCGCTGGAAGACCGCTGGTCGCGCGAGTCTTTCACTCATCACAGCGCCGGCTTCCACTGGCGCTATGACGCCCGCGGCCCGCCCGCGCTCTCCTGA
- a CDS encoding PepSY-associated TM helix domain-containing protein, translated as MATSQPNPAPSAHPLSEKFYFAAWRWHFYAGLFVVPFLIMLAVTGLMMMFITQFDGRDGETITVTQGTAELSIADQSAAVLAAQPGTIAEWIGPKAPDLAAVFRVKTEDGQRLVALDQYTGEVIEVWDRRAGWYDLADNIHSSLLIGDTGDRLIEIAAGLGIVLVLTGLYLWWPRGNAASALIPNFRARGRALWKNLHAVTGFWMSALLVVFLISGLSWTGIWGGRMMQAWSTFPAAKWDNVPLSDDIHASMNHGSANDVPWALEQTPMPASGSGAGITGIPEGQAVDAGSVIALGRTLGMEGRFRLAYPGGGNGVWTINRDSMSGDGDDPFIDRTIHVDQYSGKILADVKYEDYSLAGKAMAVGIPFHMGLMGTWSFVLNAVFCLAVIFVCVSGLVMWMKRRPAGATRLAAPPEPAGMPFWKGAALIAVLVSLAFPLTGLVLLAVLTVDVLLLGNLPVLKRAVS; from the coding sequence ATGGCAACAAGCCAACCGAACCCCGCGCCCTCCGCGCACCCGCTGTCCGAGAAATTCTACTTCGCCGCCTGGCGCTGGCACTTCTATGCCGGCCTGTTTGTGGTGCCGTTCCTGATCATGCTGGCGGTGACCGGACTGATGATGATGTTCATCACCCAGTTCGATGGCCGCGACGGCGAGACAATCACCGTTACCCAAGGCACTGCCGAGCTGAGCATCGCAGACCAATCCGCCGCCGTTCTGGCCGCCCAGCCCGGCACCATCGCCGAATGGATCGGCCCCAAGGCGCCGGATCTGGCCGCGGTGTTCCGGGTGAAAACCGAGGACGGCCAGCGTCTGGTGGCACTGGACCAATACACCGGCGAGGTGATCGAGGTCTGGGACCGCCGCGCAGGCTGGTATGATCTGGCCGACAACATTCATTCGTCCCTCCTGATCGGCGACACCGGCGACCGGCTGATCGAGATTGCCGCAGGCCTTGGCATCGTGCTGGTGCTGACCGGCCTCTACCTGTGGTGGCCGCGCGGCAATGCCGCCAGCGCCCTTATCCCGAACTTCCGCGCCAGGGGCCGTGCCCTGTGGAAGAACCTGCACGCGGTGACCGGCTTCTGGATGTCGGCGCTGCTGGTTGTCTTCCTGATCTCCGGCCTGTCGTGGACCGGCATCTGGGGCGGCCGGATGATGCAGGCCTGGAGCACTTTCCCGGCAGCAAAATGGGACAACGTTCCGCTGTCGGACGACATTCACGCCAGCATGAACCACGGGTCCGCCAATGATGTGCCCTGGGCGCTGGAGCAGACCCCGATGCCTGCCTCCGGCTCCGGGGCCGGGATCACCGGCATTCCCGAAGGCCAGGCAGTGGACGCAGGCAGCGTTATCGCCCTGGGCCGCACGCTGGGGATGGAGGGCCGCTTCCGCCTTGCCTATCCCGGCGGCGGAAATGGCGTCTGGACCATCAACCGCGACAGCATGAGCGGCGACGGAGATGACCCGTTCATCGACCGCACCATCCATGTGGACCAGTACAGCGGCAAGATCCTCGCCGATGTGAAATACGAGGACTACTCCCTGGCCGGCAAGGCGATGGCTGTCGGCATTCCCTTCCACATGGGTCTGATGGGCACCTGGAGCTTTGTGCTGAACGCGGTGTTCTGCCTGGCGGTGATCTTTGTCTGCGTCTCCGGACTGGTGATGTGGATGAAGCGCCGCCCGGCCGGGGCCACACGCCTCGCCGCACCGCCGGAACCGGCCGGGATGCCGTTCTGGAAGGGGGCCGCGCTGATCGCCGTTCTGGTCTCGCTGGCCTTTCCGCTGACCGGTCTGGTGCTGCTGGCGGTGCTGACGGTCGACGTGCTGCTGCTGGGCAACCTGCCGGTCCTGAAACGCGCCGTGAGCTGA
- a CDS encoding PAS domain S-box protein codes for MSILDPKDRIESAFEMLLASDTRACLLVTSTGIVRATNPPFKRAHPDLAPGNDLGKHSTSPEAVAKFLSMCARTRGPLPGKITLKTEGGGSLTWSCNGGAAGPGADGGALVILRLQPAELGKAAFEQLNLKIRTLKSEIEWRNRAEQARAHLAAIVSSSTDAIYSKDMADNVTSWNDGAENMFGYSAQEIVGQTALCLVPEEKRDEEAMFVRRVGSGETLRAVETLRRCKDGRLLQVSVTPSPIRNEAGEIIGISKIVRDISVRKKVERSLLAANASLAQLVNESPFGIYAVDADFRIAQVSVGAQKVFENVRPLIGRDFAEALRIIWPEPAASEFIAHFRHTLATGEAYHAPDTVGNRHDIDQVEAYDWKIERLTLPDGRPGVVCHFYDLSERQNFEAALRESEQRFRGTFDNASVGIAHIGLDGTWLEFNDRLCEMSGYSRTDLPHRRLDQLLHPEDRPVDPGKVDRLLSGTIANLQYEARHLCADGSDVWWDVSVALQRNGESEPAYLIYVIRDVSDRKAAQEHQNILMHELSHRSKNQLAVVGAIARQTARTAGSMQDFRALLEQRLNGLAVSIDLLVKQSWTGASLRDLIDKQLEAFAGGGERLERDGPEVVLNSNEAEVIGLAMHELSTNCVKYGAWSTPEGKVHVEWGFETHDEKKVLRLSWTERGGPPVSAPEKTGFGQTVIKSFVSQKLGANVDLAYAADGLQWTVMLPFDR; via the coding sequence GTGAGTATTTTGGATCCCAAGGATAGGATAGAGAGCGCGTTCGAGATGCTCCTGGCATCCGACACGCGCGCATGTCTGCTCGTCACTTCCACAGGTATTGTCCGCGCGACGAACCCACCCTTCAAACGGGCCCACCCCGATTTGGCACCCGGCAACGATCTGGGAAAACATAGCACCTCACCGGAAGCGGTAGCGAAATTTCTGTCCATGTGCGCACGGACGCGGGGGCCTTTGCCGGGCAAAATCACCCTGAAGACCGAGGGCGGAGGATCCTTGACCTGGAGCTGTAATGGCGGGGCCGCCGGTCCGGGAGCAGATGGCGGGGCGCTTGTCATCCTGCGGCTTCAGCCTGCTGAACTGGGAAAAGCCGCTTTCGAGCAGCTCAACCTGAAAATCAGGACGCTGAAATCGGAAATCGAATGGCGGAACCGCGCCGAACAGGCCCGCGCCCATCTCGCGGCAATCGTGTCCTCCTCGACGGATGCGATCTACAGCAAGGATATGGCCGACAATGTGACCAGCTGGAACGACGGCGCTGAAAACATGTTCGGTTACAGCGCCCAAGAGATCGTCGGCCAGACTGCGCTGTGCCTGGTGCCGGAAGAAAAGCGCGACGAAGAGGCGATGTTCGTGCGCCGGGTCGGATCAGGGGAAACCTTGCGCGCCGTCGAAACCTTGCGGCGGTGCAAGGATGGACGCCTGCTGCAAGTGTCGGTCACGCCGTCGCCAATCAGGAACGAGGCGGGCGAAATCATCGGAATTTCCAAGATCGTGCGCGATATTTCGGTCCGCAAGAAGGTGGAGCGGTCCTTGCTGGCTGCAAATGCCAGTCTGGCGCAATTGGTCAACGAGTCGCCTTTCGGCATCTACGCTGTCGATGCGGATTTTCGAATCGCTCAGGTCAGCGTCGGTGCCCAGAAAGTCTTCGAGAACGTCCGCCCCCTGATCGGGCGCGATTTCGCCGAAGCCCTGCGGATTATCTGGCCCGAACCCGCGGCCAGCGAATTCATCGCCCATTTCCGCCACACGCTTGCGACAGGCGAAGCGTATCATGCGCCGGACACGGTGGGGAACCGGCATGATATCGATCAAGTGGAGGCCTATGACTGGAAGATCGAACGCTTGACATTGCCCGACGGCCGCCCCGGTGTCGTCTGTCATTTCTACGACCTGTCGGAACGTCAGAACTTCGAGGCCGCGCTGCGCGAAAGCGAGCAGCGGTTTCGCGGCACCTTTGACAACGCGTCGGTCGGAATTGCCCACATTGGATTGGACGGCACCTGGTTGGAGTTCAATGACCGCCTGTGTGAAATGTCGGGATACAGCCGCACCGATCTGCCGCACCGCAGGCTGGATCAGCTGCTGCACCCCGAGGATCGCCCGGTGGACCCCGGGAAAGTCGACCGCCTCCTGTCCGGGACCATTGCCAACCTGCAGTACGAAGCGCGGCATCTCTGCGCAGACGGCAGCGACGTGTGGTGGGATGTAAGCGTTGCATTGCAACGCAACGGCGAAAGCGAACCGGCATATCTGATTTACGTGATCCGGGATGTCAGCGATCGCAAGGCGGCGCAGGAACACCAGAACATCCTGATGCACGAATTGTCGCATCGCTCCAAGAACCAGCTTGCTGTGGTCGGTGCTATCGCGCGGCAGACGGCGAGAACAGCCGGATCAATGCAGGATTTCCGGGCCTTGCTCGAGCAACGCCTGAACGGTCTTGCGGTCTCCATCGATTTGCTGGTCAAACAGAGTTGGACCGGCGCCTCTCTCAGAGATCTGATCGACAAGCAGCTGGAAGCCTTCGCTGGCGGCGGCGAACGGCTTGAACGTGACGGCCCTGAGGTTGTGCTCAACAGCAACGAGGCGGAAGTGATCGGCCTTGCGATGCACGAGTTATCGACGAACTGCGTCAAATACGGGGCCTGGTCGACCCCGGAAGGCAAGGTCCATGTTGAATGGGGATTTGAAACGCATGACGAGAAGAAGGTCCTTCGCCTGAGCTGGACCGAGCGCGGCGGACCGCCTGTCAGCGCGCCGGAAAAAACAGGCTTTGGTCAGACGGTGATCAAAAGCTTCGTGTCACAAAAACTTGGCGCAAATGTTGACTTGGCTTATGCGGCTGACGGTTTGCAGTGGACGGTGATGCTACCGTTTGATCGCTGA
- the yihA gene encoding ribosome biogenesis GTP-binding protein YihA/YsxC: protein MQMQFSLAEAPDDISAEKGRKLFAGETEFLKGVVAMNGLPDADRLEVCFAGRSNVGKSSLINALTGTKGIARASNTPGRTQEINFFTQGPELYLVDLPGYGYANAPLKVVEQWQKLLKRYLSGRQNLRRAFVLIDSRHGVKAVDAEIMKLLDSSAVTFQCVMTKADKVKEKDRAKVLEQVKDALSKHPAAYPEIVLTSSEKGDGIATLRSIIANL, encoded by the coding sequence ATGCAGATGCAATTTTCCCTGGCCGAAGCGCCGGACGATATCTCCGCCGAAAAGGGCCGCAAGCTGTTTGCCGGCGAGACCGAATTCCTGAAAGGCGTGGTCGCGATGAACGGCCTGCCCGACGCCGACCGGCTGGAGGTCTGCTTTGCCGGCCGCTCCAACGTCGGCAAGTCGAGCCTGATCAACGCGCTGACCGGCACCAAGGGCATCGCGCGCGCGTCGAACACGCCGGGCCGCACCCAGGAAATCAACTTCTTCACCCAAGGCCCCGAGCTGTATCTCGTCGACCTGCCCGGCTATGGCTATGCCAATGCGCCGCTGAAGGTGGTGGAGCAATGGCAGAAACTGCTGAAGCGCTACCTCAGCGGCCGCCAGAACCTGCGCCGCGCCTTTGTGCTGATCGACAGCCGCCACGGGGTGAAGGCGGTGGATGCAGAGATCATGAAGCTGCTGGACAGCTCTGCCGTCACCTTCCAATGCGTCATGACCAAGGCCGACAAGGTCAAGGAAAAGGACCGCGCCAAGGTGCTGGAGCAGGTGAAAGACGCACTGTCCAAACACCCGGCCGCCTATCCGGAAATCGTGCTGACGTCCTCGGAAAAGGGCGACGGCATCGCCACCCTGCGCTCGATCATCGCCAATCTCTGA
- the argB gene encoding acetylglutamate kinase encodes MKTQTMNRDWIATAETLSSALPYLQRYDGAIVVIKLGGHAMGSDEAMETFARDIVLMRQVGVNPVIVHGGGPMINAMLEKLQIRSDFVNGKRVTDAATMEVVEMVLSGVVNKRIVQAINRQGGRAVGLSGKDANLITCDQADPDLGFVGAPADLDPKVLYGLFEKDMIPVIAPIGAGRDGETFNINGDTAAGAVAKALQADRLLLLTDVAGVKNGDGDVVTELKAADVEAMTASGVIAGGMIPKTETALDAVRNGVRACTIVDGRVQNSVLLELFTDHGAGSMIRA; translated from the coding sequence ATGAAAACACAGACCATGAACCGCGACTGGATTGCCACTGCCGAGACCCTCTCAAGCGCCCTGCCCTATCTGCAGCGCTATGACGGGGCCATTGTTGTCATCAAGCTGGGCGGCCACGCCATGGGCAGCGACGAGGCGATGGAGACCTTTGCCCGCGACATCGTGCTGATGCGCCAGGTCGGGGTGAACCCGGTGATCGTCCACGGCGGCGGTCCGATGATCAATGCGATGCTGGAAAAGCTGCAGATCCGGTCCGACTTCGTCAATGGCAAGCGGGTCACCGATGCCGCCACCATGGAAGTGGTGGAAATGGTGCTGTCCGGCGTCGTCAACAAACGCATCGTGCAGGCGATCAACCGCCAGGGCGGCCGTGCCGTCGGCCTGTCGGGCAAGGACGCCAATCTGATCACCTGCGATCAGGCTGATCCGGACCTCGGCTTTGTCGGCGCCCCGGCCGATCTGGACCCCAAGGTGCTGTACGGGTTGTTTGAAAAAGACATGATCCCGGTGATCGCCCCGATCGGCGCTGGCCGGGACGGCGAAACCTTCAACATCAATGGCGACACCGCTGCCGGTGCGGTCGCCAAGGCGCTGCAGGCGGACCGGCTGCTGCTGCTGACCGATGTTGCGGGTGTCAAAAACGGCGACGGCGACGTGGTGACCGAGCTGAAGGCCGCGGATGTCGAGGCTATGACCGCCAGCGGCGTGATTGCCGGCGGAATGATCCCGAAAACCGAAACCGCGCTGGATGCGGTGCGCAACGGCGTGCGCGCCTGTACCATCGTCGACGGGCGGGTGCAGAATTCGGTGCTGCTGGAGCTGTTCACCGACCACGGTGCAGGGTCGATGATCCGCGCCTGA